A portion of the uncultured Bacteroides sp. genome contains these proteins:
- a CDS encoding TlpA disulfide reductase family protein, which yields MNKLILSILLLFSVMCMQAKERTVTKPPFLVRNTNALEINKIELADTATVLSVEAFSRPTEWLQISPDSYLMADGKKYPILSAEGIKLGEKFYTLADGKISFKLTFPTLPSSMASVDFIESDCDNCFKIWGIQLKGDKLPKLVLPAGTKIASPDKELPTPEIKIGKASFKGRLLEMPQGMMKEITFYATDLFTDETIANKVPVNNDGSFSFDAEIFKPTTFQMIVGNNSFKIILAPGENLSTVINLREISRERARYMKEYPSQGEKIYFSGYLAGLNTELNTSSIRTDLKGDYKKTYKEIANMTLEQCNSYYIAKYDSIMQLIDRANMSDACKKVLRVETTLSAVEALYTSQTDIARAYISINNLSREDGNEYLKTHRTVLPKEYWECIRRFPLINSPEILYAIELSYVARNIYYFIKTSNSSIEEALGTNEGILVNLIAFQQAGIKLKDFTPLSEEELNKLRSYNLPAWQEIMEKKNNDLIAFVEANKKKTGYKVNEAGEVNNEDLFYSLTSKYKGKAVLVDFWATWCGPCKMAMQEMKPMKEQLAGKEIVYLFIAGENSPKMTWENMIPDIHGEHVRLTDDQWNYLSKEFKIGGVPSYFLLDREGKITWKSTGFPGVETVKEEILKVLN from the coding sequence ATGAACAAACTTATTTTATCGATTCTATTGCTTTTCTCTGTTATGTGCATGCAAGCAAAGGAACGTACGGTGACAAAGCCACCCTTTTTAGTACGAAACACAAATGCGCTCGAAATCAATAAGATTGAACTTGCAGACACTGCAACGGTTCTCTCTGTTGAAGCCTTTTCTAGGCCCACTGAGTGGCTGCAAATTAGCCCGGATTCTTATCTAATGGCTGACGGGAAGAAATATCCCATTCTATCAGCGGAGGGTATAAAACTTGGAGAAAAGTTCTATACGCTTGCTGACGGAAAGATATCCTTCAAACTGACCTTTCCTACCTTGCCCTCTTCAATGGCATCGGTAGACTTTATTGAAAGTGATTGTGATAACTGTTTTAAAATATGGGGCATACAATTGAAAGGAGATAAACTGCCGAAACTCGTACTACCCGCAGGTACCAAGATCGCTTCTCCTGACAAAGAATTGCCAACTCCTGAGATTAAAATAGGTAAAGCATCATTCAAGGGACGTTTGCTTGAGATGCCACAAGGTATGATGAAAGAAATCACATTCTATGCCACGGACCTATTTACCGATGAAACTATCGCAAACAAAGTACCGGTTAATAATGATGGTAGCTTTAGTTTTGATGCAGAAATCTTTAAACCGACTACCTTTCAAATGATTGTAGGCAATAACTCGTTCAAAATCATCCTTGCACCTGGAGAAAATCTATCAACAGTCATTAACCTGCGTGAAATATCCAGAGAAAGAGCGCGGTATATGAAAGAGTATCCTTCACAAGGAGAGAAAATTTATTTCAGCGGCTATCTGGCCGGACTAAACACTGAGTTAAATACCTCTTCTATCAGAACTGATCTGAAAGGAGACTACAAAAAGACTTATAAAGAAATTGCAAACATGACTTTGGAGCAATGCAATAGCTACTACATAGCCAAATATGATTCCATCATGCAATTGATAGATAGAGCAAACATGAGCGATGCCTGCAAAAAAGTACTCCGCGTGGAGACAACCTTGTCAGCGGTTGAGGCTCTCTACACATCGCAGACAGACATTGCACGTGCCTACATAAGCATTAATAATTTGAGTAGAGAGGATGGTAATGAATATCTCAAAACTCACAGAACAGTTCTGCCCAAAGAGTATTGGGAATGCATCCGCCGTTTTCCTCTAATTAATTCCCCCGAAATATTATATGCCATTGAATTATCTTATGTCGCAAGAAACATTTATTATTTCATTAAGACCAGCAATTCTTCAATAGAAGAAGCTCTAGGGACTAACGAAGGAATACTCGTCAACTTAATCGCTTTTCAGCAAGCAGGTATTAAACTAAAAGATTTTACTCCACTGAGTGAAGAAGAATTAAATAAATTGAGATCGTACAATCTTCCGGCATGGCAAGAGATAATGGAGAAGAAAAACAACGATCTTATTGCTTTTGTAGAAGCAAACAAAAAGAAAACCGGATATAAGGTGAATGAAGCAGGAGAGGTGAATAACGAAGACCTGTTTTACTCATTAACCTCTAAATACAAAGGAAAAGCTGTTCTCGTAGATTTCTGGGCAACTTGGTGCGGCCCTTGCAAGATGGCTATGCAAGAGATGAAGCCAATGAAAGAACAACTGGCCGGAAAAGAGATTGTATACCTGTTTATTGCAGGAGAAAACTCACCAAAGATGACGTGGGAAAACATGATACCCGATATCCATGGAGAACATGTAAGGCTGACTGATGATCAATGGAATTATCTTTCCAAGGAGTTCAAAATAGGCGGCGTTCCTTCTTACTTCTTGCTCGACAGAGAAGGAAAAATTACTTGGAAATCTACCGGATTCCCGGGAGTTGAGACTGTAAAAGAAGAGATATTGAAAGTCCTCAACTGA
- a CDS encoding MATE family efflux transporter — protein sequence MNKRILQLAIPSIISNITVPLLGLIDVAIVGHLGSPAYIGAVAVGGMLFNILYWSFAFLRMGTSGMTSQAYGKRHLDEAVRLLIRSLSTGFVIGLLFVFLQIPLQMLAFHLIDASPQVEAFALVYFRICIWGAPAMLALYGFMGWFIGMQNSRFPMYISIAQNVVNILCSLFLVFVFHLDVEGVAFGTLIAQYSGLLMAVLLWMKYYSRLGLMNHLKASLQIVEMRRFFSVNSDIFLRTLCMVVVTVFFTSSGAQQGDVILAVNALLMQLFTLFSYIMDGFAYAGEALTGRYVGATDRRSLHRLVRLLFLWGGILSLLFTFLYAVGGSAFLGLLTNDEDVINASEAYFYWVLAIPLAGFAAFLWDGIFIGATATRYMLLSMLVASASFFVIYYSLHQQWGNHALWAAFIVYLSLRGLMQTCWSRRALRTHSI from the coding sequence ATGAATAAGAGAATACTTCAACTTGCCATCCCTTCCATCATTTCTAATATTACTGTTCCTTTGCTTGGCCTCATTGACGTTGCTATTGTGGGACATCTTGGTTCGCCTGCTTACATAGGAGCTGTTGCAGTGGGAGGTATGCTCTTCAATATATTATACTGGAGCTTTGCTTTCTTACGGATGGGCACTAGCGGCATGACCTCACAAGCTTATGGTAAGCGTCATTTGGATGAGGCTGTTCGTTTGCTGATACGTTCTCTTTCCACCGGTTTTGTGATCGGTTTGCTTTTTGTGTTTTTGCAGATACCATTGCAGATGCTGGCCTTTCATTTGATAGATGCCAGTCCGCAAGTGGAAGCTTTTGCTCTCGTTTATTTCCGTATCTGTATTTGGGGAGCTCCCGCAATGTTGGCACTTTACGGATTTATGGGATGGTTCATTGGCATGCAAAACTCCCGGTTTCCTATGTATATTTCCATTGCACAAAATGTGGTAAACATCCTTTGTAGTCTTTTCCTCGTTTTTGTGTTTCATTTAGATGTAGAAGGAGTAGCATTCGGTACTTTAATCGCTCAATATAGCGGTTTGCTTATGGCTGTTTTATTGTGGATGAAGTATTACAGTCGCTTAGGATTAATGAACCACTTGAAAGCGAGTTTGCAGATAGTAGAGATGCGTCGTTTCTTTTCTGTGAATAGCGATATTTTTCTTCGTACACTTTGCATGGTAGTCGTTACTGTTTTTTTTACTTCTTCCGGAGCTCAACAAGGCGACGTGATACTTGCCGTTAATGCACTGCTGATGCAACTGTTTACGCTGTTTTCGTATATTATGGATGGTTTTGCATACGCTGGTGAAGCCCTTACCGGACGTTATGTGGGGGCTACAGATAGGCGCTCTTTGCATCGTTTAGTCAGACTCTTATTTTTATGGGGTGGCATTTTATCGTTGCTATTCACCTTTCTTTATGCAGTAGGAGGTAGTGCCTTTCTGGGTCTGCTTACCAATGATGAGGATGTGATAAATGCTTCCGAAGCCTATTTCTATTGGGTGCTTGCCATTCCATTGGCCGGGTTTGCGGCATTCTTATGGGATGGCATTTTTATTGGTGCTACTGCTACCCGCTACATGCTTTTATCTATGTTAGTAGCCTCTGCCAGCTTCTTTGTTATTTACTATTCTCTCCATCAACAATGGGGTAATCATGCTTTATGGGCAGCTTTTATTGTCTATCTATCTTTGCGAGGACTTATGCAGACGTGTTGGAGTCGTCGTGCCCTGAGAACTCATTCTATTTAG
- a CDS encoding response regulator transcription factor has protein sequence MDILVIEDDNRMAELISLGLKENGYGVTVAYDGVEGFTQFALCRPDLVITDILLPGINGLDLCKRLKEKDESIPVIMLTALGTTNEKVEGFDAGADDYMVKPFEMCELLVRIRVLLKRNRTMRSNDVLKVADLELNLKTKMVKRANREINLTPKEFNLLAFMMTNSGRVLSKSEIAEKVWDTRFDTGTNFIEVYISYLRHKIDKDFPQKLIYTKSGMGFILKEDHENTD, from the coding sequence ATGGATATTCTTGTTATTGAAGATGATAACCGAATGGCCGAACTTATCAGCCTGGGATTAAAAGAAAACGGATATGGCGTGACGGTGGCTTACGACGGAGTAGAAGGATTTACGCAGTTTGCTCTCTGTCGTCCCGACTTGGTCATTACCGATATTTTGCTGCCTGGTATCAACGGGCTTGATCTGTGTAAAAGATTAAAAGAGAAAGATGAAAGCATACCTGTCATTATGCTCACGGCACTGGGAACTACCAATGAGAAGGTAGAGGGCTTTGATGCCGGAGCAGATGACTATATGGTGAAACCTTTCGAGATGTGCGAACTACTGGTTCGCATACGGGTGTTGCTCAAAAGAAACCGTACCATGCGTAGCAATGATGTGCTCAAAGTAGCCGATCTGGAACTGAACCTGAAAACAAAAATGGTAAAAAGAGCTAACCGTGAAATTAACCTCACGCCTAAGGAATTCAATTTGCTGGCTTTTATGATGACCAACAGCGGAAGAGTACTCTCTAAGAGTGAAATAGCCGAAAAAGTATGGGACACGCGTTTCGATACCGGTACTAACTTTATTGAAGTGTACATTAGCTACTTGCGTCACAAAATAGATAAAGACTTTCCTCAGAAGCTGATCTATACCAAATCGGGAATGGGGTTTATTCTCAAAGAAGATCATGAAAATACAGACTAA